From a single Sphingosinicellaceae bacterium genomic region:
- the dut gene encoding dUTP diphosphatase: protein MNSPDVSIRVTRLRHGADLPLPAYATDGAAGMDIVSADALTLHAGDRAAVATGFCIAIPEGYEVQVRPRSGLALKHGLTVANAPGTIDSDYRGEVKVLLINLGSKPVAIERGMRIAQLVVAAVTRGVFEEVDSLDDTVRGSGGFGSTGH, encoded by the coding sequence ATGAATTCGCCTGATGTCTCGATTCGCGTCACCCGCCTGCGGCACGGCGCCGACCTGCCACTGCCCGCCTATGCCACAGATGGCGCGGCGGGCATGGACATCGTCTCGGCGGACGCGCTGACCCTCCACGCCGGCGACCGCGCGGCGGTGGCGACCGGGTTCTGCATCGCCATCCCCGAAGGCTACGAGGTCCAGGTCCGGCCGCGCTCCGGCCTCGCGCTGAAGCACGGGCTGACGGTCGCCAACGCGCCCGGCACCATCGACAGCGACTATCGCGGCGAGGTCAAGGTCCTGCTGATCAACCTCGGCAGCAAGCCCGTCGCGATCGAGCGCGGCATGCGGATCGCGCAGCTGGTCGTAGCCGCGGTGACCCGCGGCGTGTTCGAGGAGGTCGACAGCCTCGACGACACTGTGCGCGGTTCCGGGGGCTTCGGGTCGACCGGGCATTGA
- the pspA gene encoding phage shock protein PspA, producing the protein MGIFSRTRDIIAANMTDLLDKAEDPAKMIRMIIMEMEETLVEVRAGAARTIADQKEMRRAVVRAEAAQASWAEKAELALSKGREDLATAALVEKSKARAFAEATALDIAALDESLGANEIDIAKLETKLREARQRQNAVISRIESATQRSKMRSMYKGPRIEDAFAKFEIIERRADMAEGHADALSLGGPGRSLEDEFNDLRQNDAISAELAALKARLNKTEG; encoded by the coding sequence ATGGGCATTTTCAGCCGCACCCGCGACATCATCGCTGCCAACATGACCGACTTGCTCGACAAGGCGGAAGACCCGGCAAAGATGATCCGCATGATCATCATGGAGATGGAGGAGACGCTGGTCGAAGTCCGTGCCGGCGCCGCCCGCACCATCGCCGACCAGAAGGAAATGCGCCGCGCCGTCGTCCGTGCCGAAGCCGCGCAGGCATCGTGGGCCGAGAAGGCCGAGCTGGCGCTGTCGAAGGGCCGCGAGGACCTGGCGACCGCCGCGCTGGTCGAGAAGTCGAAGGCGCGGGCCTTCGCCGAAGCGACCGCGCTCGACATCGCCGCGCTCGACGAGAGCCTCGGTGCCAACGAGATCGACATCGCCAAGCTCGAGACCAAGCTGCGCGAAGCCCGCCAGCGCCAGAACGCGGTGATCAGCCGGATCGAGAGCGCCACCCAGCGCTCCAAGATGCGCTCGATGTACAAGGGCCCGCGGATCGAGGATGCATTCGCCAAGTTCGAGATCATCGAGCGCCGCGCCGACATGGCCGAGGGTCATGCCGATGCGCTCAGCCTCGGTGGTCCGGGCCGCAGCCTCGAGGACGAGTTCAACGACCTGCGCCAGAACGATGCGATTTCGGCCGAGCTGGCTGCGCTCAAGGCACGCCTCAACAAGACGGAGGGCTGA
- the pspC gene encoding envelope stress response membrane protein PspC, whose product MSVRTKFYLDKRNGKFMGVLAGIADYFGVDVLWVRLGFMATMFFVFPPVFFMYFVAAWVADRKPDALYQDSPEEQKFYATLRTSPKRTIRDTHSMFRDVDRRLQDVEAYVTSSNSRLSSEIDALR is encoded by the coding sequence ATGTCAGTTCGCACGAAATTCTACCTCGACAAGCGCAACGGCAAGTTCATGGGCGTCCTCGCGGGGATCGCGGACTACTTCGGGGTCGACGTGCTGTGGGTCCGGCTCGGGTTCATGGCGACGATGTTCTTCGTCTTCCCGCCGGTGTTCTTCATGTACTTCGTCGCCGCCTGGGTCGCCGACCGCAAGCCGGACGCGCTGTACCAGGACTCGCCCGAGGAGCAGAAGTTCTACGCCACCCTGCGGACCTCGCCGAAGCGCACGATCCGCGACACCCATTCGATGTTTCGCGACGTCGACCGCCGGCTCCAGGACGTCGAGGCCTATGTGACCTCCTCCAACAGCCGCCTGTCGAGCGAGATCGACGCGCTGCGCTAG
- a CDS encoding DUF4381 domain-containing protein, which yields MPTETTTIATVGVPTIQVGHGSHGSHPDTGSVFLGIFIGAGAVMLRQRLNKRRAQAAERYADRREPRDTRYDSEVAELARRTATLERIVTDPAHRVDREIEALR from the coding sequence ATGCCGACCGAAACCACCACCATCGCCACCGTCGGGGTCCCGACGATCCAGGTCGGCCACGGCAGCCACGGCAGCCACCCCGACACCGGCTCGGTCTTCCTGGGGATTTTCATCGGTGCGGGCGCGGTGATGCTCCGCCAGCGCCTGAACAAGCGCCGGGCGCAGGCCGCGGAACGCTACGCCGACCGACGCGAGCCGCGGGACACCCGCTACGACAGCGAGGTCGCCGAGCTTGCCCGCCGCACCGCGACGCTGGAGCGGATCGTCACCGACCCGGCGCACCGCGTCGACCGCGAAATCGAAGCGCTGCGCTAG
- the moeB gene encoding molybdopterin-synthase adenylyltransferase MoeB, with protein MSLLSDAELDRYARHIVLREVGGRGQLALKAASVVVIGAGGLGAPCLQYLAAAGVGHLTIVDDDAVALSNLQRQVIHGTADVGRAKTDSARDALARLNPHVEVVTRAVRLDAGNAAEILAGHDVVADGSDSFATRLAVADAAHALHIPLVSAAVGPFDGQLSTFRGWEAGQPCYRCLVGAATEQPGTTCADTGVLGALTGVMGSMQALEVIREIVRFGDSLAGRLLLYDALAARMRTIDLPRDPGCPMHG; from the coding sequence TTGAGCTTGCTGTCCGACGCCGAACTCGACCGTTACGCCCGGCACATCGTGCTGCGCGAGGTCGGCGGGCGCGGGCAACTGGCGCTCAAGGCGGCGTCGGTCGTCGTCATCGGCGCGGGCGGGCTGGGAGCGCCGTGCCTCCAGTATCTCGCCGCCGCCGGGGTCGGCCATCTGACCATCGTCGACGACGACGCGGTCGCGCTGTCGAACCTCCAGCGCCAGGTGATCCACGGCACCGCCGACGTCGGGCGCGCCAAGACCGATAGCGCTCGCGACGCGCTGGCGCGTCTCAATCCGCACGTCGAGGTCGTCACCCGCGCGGTCCGCCTCGACGCCGGGAACGCCGCCGAGATCCTCGCCGGGCACGACGTCGTCGCCGACGGCTCGGACAGCTTCGCCACCCGCCTCGCGGTCGCCGACGCCGCCCACGCCCTGCACATCCCGCTGGTGTCCGCCGCGGTCGGGCCGTTCGACGGGCAATTGTCGACGTTCCGCGGCTGGGAGGCGGGCCAGCCCTGCTACCGCTGCCTCGTCGGCGCGGCGACCGAGCAGCCCGGCACGACCTGCGCCGATACGGGTGTCCTCGGCGCGCTGACCGGGGTCATGGGCTCGATGCAGGCGCTCGAGGTGATCCGCGAGATCGTGCGCTTCGGCGACAGCCTCGCGGGCCGCCTGCTGCTCTACGATGCGCTCGCCGCCCGGATGCGGACCATCGACCTGCCGCGCGACCCCGGCTGTCCGATGCACGGATGA
- the pspB gene encoding envelope stress response membrane protein PspB, translating to MDIDLTAVFICGFLFVGMPWLFLHYSSKFRAAKGISEQDEQLLDDLYNSARRLDARLESIERIVAADNPNWKDSALPQQRTKTLDDQQDLTGGRVTPIARR from the coding sequence ATGGATATCGACCTGACGGCGGTCTTCATCTGCGGCTTCCTGTTCGTCGGGATGCCCTGGTTGTTCCTGCACTATTCGTCGAAGTTCCGCGCCGCCAAGGGCATCTCGGAGCAGGACGAGCAGCTGCTCGACGACCTCTACAACTCCGCCCGGCGCCTCGATGCGCGGCTCGAATCGATCGAGCGCATCGTCGCCGCCGACAACCCCAACTGGAAGGACAGCGCGCTCCCGCAGCAGCGGACCAAGACGCTCGACGACCAGCAGGACCTGACTGGCGGCCGGGTCACCCCGATCGCCCGCCGCTAG
- the phaP gene encoding TIGR01841 family phasin (Members of this family are phasins (small proteins associated with inclusions such as PHA granules). Note that several different families of phasins have been named PhaP despite very little sequence similarity to each other.), which translates to MAIEKKPGAGRPAALATKASKLAPAVVLGTKPIVATAPAAKPVKPPVVAPKSAAAPAPVIATNPATPAKATPVAKPAAVKPTPVAAKPTPVAAKPTPVAAKPTPVAAKPVVAAPAPVAAPAKPVAAPVQDAASPVTAPARAAEPAPEPVIMRTPRVQTPKEAPMNETITNAQNGAAEAMKTGAQNAYTNGKAAFEQVTTKSKETIENGMKSLDEMSTMAKGNVEALLASTKAATAGLEAIAHQVADFSRKSFEETTAAARAMTTVKTPNELMQLQSDFAKTQFDAAVAELSKLSETMVKLAGEVFEPVQNRVAVATDKIKSAVGSTFKS; encoded by the coding sequence ATGGCGATTGAGAAGAAACCGGGCGCGGGGCGGCCGGCTGCACTTGCAACCAAGGCGTCGAAGCTGGCGCCCGCCGTGGTGCTCGGGACGAAGCCGATCGTCGCCACGGCTCCCGCTGCAAAGCCGGTAAAACCGCCGGTCGTCGCTCCGAAGTCCGCCGCGGCGCCCGCCCCGGTCATCGCCACCAACCCGGCCACGCCCGCCAAGGCGACGCCGGTCGCCAAGCCTGCTGCGGTGAAGCCGACACCCGTCGCCGCCAAGCCGACGCCGGTCGCGGCAAAGCCGACGCCAGTCGCCGCCAAGCCGACACCGGTCGCGGCAAAGCCGGTCGTGGCCGCACCGGCTCCGGTCGCTGCTCCGGCGAAGCCGGTCGCTGCCCCGGTACAGGACGCCGCGTCGCCAGTAACCGCGCCCGCACGTGCGGCGGAACCCGCACCAGAACCTGTGATTATGCGTACCCCCCGTGTCCAAACCCCGAAGGAAGCCCCGATGAACGAGACCATCACCAACGCCCAGAACGGTGCCGCCGAGGCCATGAAGACCGGCGCGCAGAACGCCTACACCAACGGCAAGGCCGCTTTCGAGCAGGTCACGACCAAGTCCAAGGAGACCATCGAGAACGGCATGAAGTCGCTCGACGAGATGAGCACGATGGCCAAGGGCAATGTCGAGGCGCTGCTCGCGTCGACCAAGGCGGCCACCGCCGGCCTCGAGGCGATCGCCCACCAGGTCGCCGACTTCAGCCGCAAGAGCTTCGAGGAGACGACCGCCGCCGCCCGCGCGATGACCACCGTCAAGACCCCGAACGAGCTGATGCAGCTGCAGAGCGACTTCGCCAAGACCCAGTTCGACGCCGCCGTTGCCGAGCTGTCGAAGCTGTCCGAGACGATGGTCAAGCTCGCCGGCGAAGTCTTCGAGCCGGTCCAGAACCGCGTCGCCGTCGCCACCGACAAGATCAAGTCGGCGGTCGGTTCGACTTTCAAGTCGTAA
- a CDS encoding phosphomannomutase/phosphoglucomutase translates to MPHDFHPTSLREYDIRGIIGETLGEDDAYAIGRSFGTRIARAGGSKVAVGYDGRTSSPGLEAALVKGLNESGVEALRIGLGPTPMLYYAVHELACDGGVMITGSHNPPNYNGFKMMLGQGPFFGADIQALGRAAAAGDWDDGAGTSQHVEIMDRYVDRLLKNFEGKAFTIAWDCGNGVAGPVVEKLVKRLPGTHYTLFTEVDGSFPNHHPDPTDEANLVDLKRVVAEKHCDFGVAFDGDADRIGAVDGKGRVIWGDQLLSIFAVPVLKALPGATIIADVKASQMLFDRIRELGGKPLMWKTGHSLIKAKMKEVHSPLAGEMSGHVFFQHDWYGFDDGIYSAVRLISAVSSMGGSLTALKDAMPVLINTPELRFQSSEDRKFIVVEEVLARLKAAGADVDETDGARVNTPDGWWLLRASNTQDVLVARAEAVSEDALAQLMKALNETLSASGVAAVAVGH, encoded by the coding sequence ATGCCGCACGATTTCCACCCGACCTCGCTCCGTGAATACGACATCCGGGGGATCATCGGCGAGACGCTCGGCGAGGACGACGCCTATGCCATCGGCCGCAGCTTCGGGACGCGGATCGCGCGCGCCGGCGGCTCCAAGGTCGCGGTCGGTTATGACGGGCGGACGTCGTCGCCGGGCCTCGAGGCGGCGCTGGTCAAGGGCCTGAACGAGAGCGGCGTCGAGGCGCTGCGGATCGGCCTCGGGCCGACGCCGATGCTGTATTACGCGGTCCACGAACTCGCCTGCGACGGCGGCGTGATGATCACGGGCAGCCACAACCCGCCCAACTACAACGGCTTCAAGATGATGCTCGGCCAAGGGCCGTTCTTCGGTGCCGACATCCAGGCGCTCGGCCGCGCCGCCGCCGCCGGCGACTGGGACGACGGCGCGGGGACCTCGCAGCACGTCGAGATCATGGACCGCTATGTCGACCGGCTGCTCAAGAACTTCGAGGGCAAGGCCTTCACCATCGCCTGGGACTGCGGCAACGGGGTCGCCGGGCCCGTCGTCGAGAAACTGGTCAAGCGCCTGCCGGGCACCCACTACACGCTGTTCACCGAGGTCGACGGCAGCTTCCCCAACCACCACCCCGACCCGACCGACGAGGCCAACCTCGTCGACCTGAAGCGTGTCGTCGCCGAGAAGCACTGCGACTTCGGAGTCGCCTTCGACGGTGACGCCGACCGCATCGGCGCGGTCGACGGCAAGGGCCGGGTGATCTGGGGCGACCAGTTGCTGTCGATCTTTGCGGTGCCCGTGCTGAAGGCGCTGCCGGGCGCGACCATCATCGCCGACGTCAAGGCGAGCCAGATGCTGTTCGACCGCATCCGCGAACTCGGCGGCAAGCCGCTGATGTGGAAGACCGGCCACTCGCTGATCAAGGCCAAGATGAAGGAGGTCCACTCCCCGCTGGCGGGCGAGATGAGCGGCCACGTGTTCTTCCAGCACGACTGGTACGGCTTCGACGACGGCATTTATTCGGCGGTCCGCCTGATCTCGGCAGTAAGTTCGATGGGCGGCTCGCTGACCGCGCTCAAGGACGCGATGCCGGTGCTGATCAACACGCCGGAGCTGCGCTTCCAGTCGTCGGAGGACCGCAAGTTCATCGTCGTCGAGGAAGTGCTGGCCCGGCTCAAGGCGGCCGGGGCCGATGTCGACGAAACCGACGGCGCGCGGGTCAATACGCCGGATGGCTGGTGGCTGTTGCGGGCGTCCAACACCCAGGACGTGCTGGTCGCACGCGCCGAGGCGGTCAGCGAGGACGCGTTGGCGCAGCTGATGAAGGCGCTCAACGAGACCCTATCAGCGAGCGGGGTGGCCGCGGTCGCGGTCGGTCACTGA
- a CDS encoding DsrE family protein, with protein MSALAAPLAVVVVGPDPARALSALGIASAAAALGRDVALLFDGPGVGTLEAAAEALATALALGVRVSACTTGLADHGAALPPGVEPGGIVGFLAANPAAQLLTV; from the coding sequence ATGAGCGCGCTCGCGGCCCCGCTAGCCGTTGTCGTTGTCGGCCCGGATCCGGCGCGAGCGCTCAGCGCCCTCGGCATCGCGTCCGCCGCCGCCGCGCTCGGTCGCGACGTCGCGCTGCTGTTCGACGGGCCCGGCGTCGGCACCCTCGAAGCCGCCGCCGAAGCCCTCGCCACGGCGCTGGCGCTCGGCGTGCGGGTCAGCGCCTGCACGACCGGACTCGCCGACCACGGGGCTGCCCTGCCGCCCGGCGTCGAGCCCGGCGGCATCGTCGGCTTCCTCGCAGCCAACCCGGCCGCGCAACTGCTCACCGTATGA
- the coaBC gene encoding bifunctional phosphopantothenoylcysteine decarboxylase/phosphopantothenate--cysteine ligase CoaBC: MDGKRILLIVGGGIAAYRALDIVRGIRRGGGSVTPVLTRGGAHFVTALSLAALSESKVHDDLFSVTEEAAMGHIELSRSADIVVVCPATADLLAKMAAGIADDLATTLLLATDTPVLAIPAMNVRMWEHPATVANIALLRSRGVTIIDPDEGVMACGEFGRGRLPPVDRLVAEIAAALAPGPKPLSGRHALVTAGPTHEAIDPVRYIANRSSGKQGFAVAAALAELGAKVTLVSGPVALVTPPGVTRIDVESARDMAAAVDTALPADIAVLVAAVADWRVEAAGGKLKKADGAPALVLVENPDILLNLAAPGPRRPCLVVGFAAETDTVLAHAEAKRLRKGCDWLVANDVSGDVFGGDRNRVHLITGAGTDDWPELTKAEVARRLAARIADEFA, translated from the coding sequence ATGGACGGCAAACGCATCCTGCTGATCGTCGGTGGCGGCATCGCGGCCTATCGCGCACTCGATATCGTGCGCGGCATCCGGCGCGGCGGCGGTTCGGTGACCCCGGTGCTGACACGTGGCGGCGCGCATTTCGTCACCGCGCTCAGCCTCGCGGCGCTGTCGGAGAGCAAGGTCCACGACGACCTGTTCAGCGTCACCGAGGAAGCCGCGATGGGCCATATCGAGCTCAGCCGCAGCGCCGACATCGTCGTCGTCTGCCCCGCTACCGCCGACCTGCTGGCGAAAATGGCGGCGGGGATCGCCGACGACCTCGCGACGACGCTGCTGCTGGCGACCGATACGCCGGTGCTGGCGATCCCGGCGATGAACGTGCGGATGTGGGAGCATCCGGCGACCGTCGCCAACATCGCTCTGCTGCGCTCGCGCGGGGTGACGATCATCGACCCCGACGAGGGCGTGATGGCGTGCGGCGAGTTCGGGCGCGGCCGCCTGCCGCCGGTCGACCGGCTGGTCGCCGAGATCGCCGCCGCGCTCGCGCCCGGTCCGAAACCGCTCAGCGGTCGCCACGCCCTGGTCACCGCCGGACCGACCCACGAGGCGATCGACCCGGTCCGCTACATCGCGAACCGCTCGTCGGGAAAGCAGGGCTTCGCGGTCGCCGCCGCCCTCGCCGAACTGGGCGCGAAGGTCACGCTGGTCAGCGGTCCCGTCGCGCTCGTCACGCCGCCCGGCGTCACCCGCATCGACGTCGAGAGCGCCCGCGACATGGCGGCGGCGGTCGATACGGCGCTGCCTGCCGACATCGCCGTGCTGGTCGCCGCGGTCGCCGACTGGCGGGTCGAGGCCGCTGGCGGCAAGCTCAAGAAGGCCGACGGCGCGCCCGCGCTGGTGCTGGTCGAGAACCCCGACATCCTGTTGAACCTCGCCGCGCCCGGCCCGCGGCGGCCCTGTCTGGTGGTCGGATTCGCCGCGGAGACCGACACCGTCCTCGCCCACGCCGAGGCCAAGCGGCTGCGCAAGGGCTGCGACTGGCTCGTCGCCAACGATGTCTCCGGCGACGTCTTCGGCGGCGACCGCAACCGCGTCCACCTGATCACCGGGGCCGGCACCGACGACTGGCCCGAACTCACCAAGGCCGAGGTCGCGCGGCGGCTCGCGGCAAGGATCGCCGATGAATTCGCCTGA